From Candidatus Dormiibacterota bacterium, the proteins below share one genomic window:
- a CDS encoding SprT family zinc-dependent metalloprotease yields MLPSEAELQLLFARLNNRHFNGTAPDCRIAYNARFSNSAGRITYGRTPLLIELSPKHFRRYPEALEETLLHEMVHAWCYDRFRDTGHGSRFRRKMRECGLTSIYHDLGHVRPRKESTRRYILRCDACSFELLRRRIPGKPASCPRCNQRRFDARFPLAIYEVVETKHVGSTATAATAARGRRPET; encoded by the coding sequence GTGCTGCCTTCAGAAGCGGAGCTGCAGCTGCTCTTTGCTCGGCTGAACAACCGTCATTTCAACGGAACCGCGCCGGATTGCCGGATCGCGTACAACGCGCGTTTCTCGAACTCGGCGGGGCGCATCACCTACGGCCGCACGCCGTTGCTGATCGAGCTCTCTCCCAAGCATTTTCGCCGGTATCCCGAGGCGCTCGAGGAGACGCTGCTGCACGAGATGGTCCATGCCTGGTGCTACGATCGCTTTCGCGACACAGGGCACGGTTCTCGATTCCGGCGCAAGATGCGCGAGTGCGGCCTGACCTCGATCTATCACGATCTCGGGCACGTGCGTCCGCGCAAAGAGTCGACCAGGCGCTACATCCTGCGCTGCGACGCTTGTTCCTTCGAGCTGCTGCGCCGGCGTATTCCCGGCAAGCCGGCGAGCTGCCCGCGTTGCAATCAGCGGCGCTTCGACGCGCGGTTTCCGCTTGCGATCTACGAAGTCGTCGAAACGAAGCACGTCGGCTCGACGGCGACCGCCGCAACGGCTGCCCGCGGCCGGCGGCCTGAGACTTAA
- a CDS encoding tetratricopeptide repeat protein, with protein sequence MSTPERGLPPRIYLPFVAAFALVFLGVMGYLVAVGFGSGGSVFGASGSSTQQTAQQRVEGGPPPAVMLQFQALRRRIARHPNDDVALTQLGDMELAANRFSEAIPYYRRALAVNPHNVAAQTGLTEAQEALREERQ encoded by the coding sequence GTGAGCACTCCCGAGCGCGGTCTTCCGCCACGCATCTACCTGCCCTTCGTCGCAGCATTCGCCCTCGTCTTTCTCGGGGTCATGGGGTATCTCGTCGCGGTCGGATTCGGATCGGGCGGATCGGTCTTCGGCGCCTCGGGCTCGAGCACGCAGCAGACGGCGCAGCAGCGCGTCGAAGGCGGTCCGCCGCCTGCCGTGATGCTCCAGTTCCAAGCATTACGCCGGCGCATTGCCCGCCATCCGAACGACGACGTGGCCCTGACCCAGCTCGGGGACATGGAGCTGGCCGCAAACCGCTTTAGCGAGGCGATTCCGTACTACCGCCGCGCGCTCGCCGTGAACCCGCACAACGTCGCGGCTCAGACGGGTCTTACCGAGGCGCAAGAGGCATTGCGCGAAGAGCGCCAGTGA